One part of the Acidobacteriota bacterium genome encodes these proteins:
- a CDS encoding GWxTD domain-containing protein, whose amino-acid sequence MRRFWVFVGALLIIISFVLSPVCLASPAVSGEKEAIKKLPKKHRKWLEEVTYIITKKEREAFLSLKSDKMRDKFIELFWKMRDPTPGTKKNEFKEEFYKRFEYANKFLGRETYKPGWKTDRGRIYILLGPPRDIQRFDNTQYTYPIELWHYDSGGLPGLPAFFHLIFFKRNGVGEFVLYDPIRDGVEELLLPSMTLDRGLGAAYQLLRQVSPELARAALSLDDGEPVDFYSLHPSLASTVLLGKIATLPERLIHSDYVDNFLKGIPTVRVEYSYRLITLSSSLNTFRDELGNYFLHFALGVEPKNVSLGKYKDKYYGAFEIVGDISDLNGKIIAKINDEVELNLSEEEFKKVRSSSFVFEGKKVILPGRYRVKLYLRNNVSREYGVVEGTIDVPEPSSDLVQVSTPLLAFKVLKPNRRYSDKRKPFEMGNFLFLANPISLFPQGSKLYLFYQVYLPREGSISPYSLSARYDILQQKKLISSEEEFLGSYYSGKEKVFNIVKPIPLSFPPGEYQLKVVVISGGKEIAETKPISFTISPYPKLPAPYIYAKDFPPGFSSLYNYQRGKEYLALGKREEAEREFREALKKNGDFVAARKELVQLYLDGKKYKEVIDLLEPVVLKSPNDYEILMALGLSYRGLGEYYDAIRYYERARMVKGRDAPVGLLNQLGEVYQKSGNLKKAKEIFELSLKKKANQPLITKKLEEIKKKLNSG is encoded by the coding sequence ATGAGGCGTTTTTGGGTCTTCGTTGGTGCGTTATTAATCATTATCTCGTTTGTGCTTTCCCCTGTTTGTTTGGCATCTCCCGCTGTTTCGGGTGAGAAGGAGGCGATTAAGAAACTTCCCAAGAAGCACCGGAAGTGGCTGGAAGAGGTGACCTATATAATCACCAAGAAGGAGAGGGAAGCGTTTCTCTCCCTGAAGAGTGATAAGATGCGAGACAAGTTCATCGAGTTATTCTGGAAGATGCGAGATCCCACTCCGGGGACGAAGAAAAACGAGTTCAAGGAGGAGTTTTACAAGAGATTTGAGTACGCCAATAAGTTCTTGGGGCGGGAGACCTATAAGCCGGGCTGGAAGACCGATAGGGGGAGGATATATATCCTTCTTGGTCCCCCGCGGGACATCCAGCGGTTTGATAATACCCAGTACACCTACCCCATTGAGCTTTGGCACTACGATTCCGGTGGGCTTCCTGGGTTACCTGCATTTTTCCACCTTATCTTCTTCAAGCGTAACGGGGTGGGGGAGTTTGTCCTCTACGACCCTATACGCGATGGAGTTGAGGAGCTATTGCTCCCATCGATGACCTTAGACCGGGGACTGGGGGCGGCTTATCAGCTTCTTCGTCAAGTGAGTCCGGAGCTCGCCCGAGCTGCCCTTTCTCTCGATGATGGGGAGCCGGTTGATTTCTACTCCCTTCATCCGAGCTTAGCATCGACCGTACTTTTGGGTAAGATAGCTACCCTGCCCGAGAGGTTGATCCATTCGGATTATGTGGACAATTTTTTGAAAGGAATACCAACCGTTCGAGTAGAGTACAGCTATCGTCTTATCACCCTTTCCTCCTCTCTGAACACCTTCCGGGATGAGTTGGGGAATTACTTCTTACACTTCGCTTTAGGAGTTGAGCCGAAGAATGTATCGCTTGGCAAATATAAAGATAAGTATTATGGCGCTTTTGAGATCGTTGGTGATATTTCCGATCTCAATGGCAAGATAATAGCGAAGATAAACGATGAGGTAGAGCTCAATCTTAGTGAGGAGGAGTTTAAGAAGGTGAGAAGCTCCTCCTTTGTATTTGAGGGGAAGAAGGTAATTCTTCCCGGAAGGTACAGGGTTAAGCTGTATCTCAGGAACAATGTCTCCCGGGAATACGGTGTGGTTGAAGGTACTATAGATGTACCTGAGCCATCGTCCGACCTGGTACAGGTCTCAACCCCTCTTCTTGCCTTCAAGGTATTAAAGCCAAACCGGCGGTATTCCGATAAGCGGAAGCCATTTGAGATGGGTAACTTCCTGTTTCTTGCCAATCCCATTAGCCTTTTCCCTCAGGGAAGTAAGCTCTATCTTTTCTATCAGGTGTATCTGCCCCGTGAGGGGAGCATCTCTCCTTATTCCCTTTCCGCCCGTTACGATATCCTGCAGCAGAAGAAGCTCATCTCCTCTGAGGAGGAGTTTCTGGGTAGCTACTATTCGGGTAAGGAGAAGGTGTTCAATATTGTAAAGCCGATACCCCTTTCTTTTCCTCCAGGTGAGTACCAATTGAAGGTGGTCGTTATCTCCGGGGGGAAGGAGATTGCTGAGACGAAGCCAATATCGTTCACCATATCCCCTTATCCCAAGCTACCTGCTCCCTATATCTATGCCAAGGATTTTCCCCCGGGGTTCTCCTCCTTATACAATTACCAGAGGGGTAAAGAGTACTTAGCCCTTGGTAAAAGAGAAGAGGCAGAGCGAGAGTTCCGCGAAGCGCTGAAGAAAAACGGCGATTTCGTGGCGGCGAGAAAGGAGCTTGTTCAGCTTTACCTCGATGGCAAGAAATATAAAGAGGTGATAGACCTCCTCGAGCCAGTGGTGCTCAAGTCGCCGAATGATTATGAGATACTGATGGCGCTTGGCCTATCCTATAGAGGCCTCGGAGAATACTATGATGCCATCCGCTATTACGAACGGGCGCGGATGGTAAAGGGCAGGGATGCTCCGGTTGGTTTGCTTAATCAATTAGGAGAGGTGTATCAAAAATCGGGAAACCTTAAAAAGGCAAAGGAGATATTTGAACTTTCCCTGAAGAAGAAAGCTAATCAACCACTGATTACAAAGAAGCTGGAAGAGATAAAGAAGAAACTAAATAGCGGTTAG
- a CDS encoding FAD-dependent oxidoreductase produces MKRRKFIPDYKDIPKKREAIPHLSIAERRGNFNEVELTFPEERAVSEASRCLTCRKCIGCGLCATVCPVSAIDYNREKKRITLAVEAVVLAPGASEFDAGRKKEFGYREFANVFTSLEVERMLDPDGPYGGLFLRASDGEIPAKVGIVLCVGSREEGIGAPYCSTICCNSALKQARTIIRRYPKAEITIFHRDIRTNGFGSEAYLRSLESLSKVDFIYGRITSLEEDERNQDIIIRYEDGEGRKERARFSAVVLATGLRAPDDARKLASLFGIKLNRYRFAETTSFSPIETDNPRVVVAGTFTGPKGVEEAVREGTAAAAVVAPRLAREEIPSTKATGEETVGEGGVGVFICEHSLRHLKLDPRVISGRIRSVSQVSYVRSFPFLGDFLSTKEIKKVVSTKGFSRLILITVLPEAVFERRHFAKGVGFLEEAIFFVNPSKLRDEEEIVAKVEESLHLDPRKERKMPSSSSALVVGGGVAGLEAALTLSSLGHPVHLVAEAEELGGLFKDSYFTLYEEDVQAAVSKLISAVEEDPNIKIYLRSEVADVSKREGDFLVKLSQSDEPLTVGVILVATEGKVCTPTVCGYGKDPRVITQWELEEKLAKGTFSARRVAMIQCIRGSEDYTLSYCSRLCCPSAVKNALKIKELSPDTDVSIVHSGLRLFGFAEDYLEKAKEKGVRFFRVSKFPTFDSAEVLKLRFKTIAGEELNLSPDVIVLATGVLPSPRNVELAHILGLTTTKEGFIKPEAPLFPSLSASSGVFFAGFAEAPMEVRDAVVSGRAAGMKAGLFLRGKDKP; encoded by the coding sequence ATGAAGAGGCGGAAGTTCATCCCGGATTATAAAGATATTCCCAAAAAGAGAGAAGCTATTCCTCACCTCTCAATTGCCGAACGAAGAGGTAATTTTAACGAGGTTGAGCTTACCTTTCCTGAGGAGCGGGCGGTATCCGAAGCCTCTCGCTGCCTTACCTGCAGGAAGTGCATTGGTTGTGGTTTATGCGCCACTGTCTGTCCTGTTTCCGCCATAGATTATAACCGGGAAAAGAAGAGGATAACACTCGCAGTTGAGGCGGTGGTGCTTGCCCCTGGCGCTTCTGAATTCGATGCGGGAAGGAAAAAGGAATTTGGCTACCGGGAGTTTGCCAATGTTTTTACCTCGTTGGAGGTGGAGCGTATGCTCGATCCCGACGGTCCTTACGGAGGGTTGTTCCTCCGAGCCTCAGATGGAGAGATTCCGGCTAAGGTGGGGATCGTCCTCTGCGTTGGTTCGCGCGAAGAGGGTATTGGTGCCCCCTATTGCTCCACCATATGTTGTAATAGTGCTTTGAAGCAAGCACGGACAATAATAAGGAGATACCCCAAAGCTGAGATAACTATCTTCCACCGGGATATAAGGACCAATGGCTTTGGTTCCGAGGCCTATCTCCGTTCTCTTGAATCCCTCAGTAAGGTAGATTTTATATACGGGAGGATCACCTCCCTTGAGGAGGATGAGAGGAATCAGGATATCATCATTCGCTATGAGGATGGGGAGGGTAGAAAAGAACGAGCTCGATTCTCGGCGGTGGTGCTTGCGACTGGGCTCCGTGCCCCAGATGATGCGAGGAAGCTCGCCTCTTTATTCGGCATCAAGCTAAATCGGTATCGTTTTGCCGAGACTACCTCTTTCTCCCCGATCGAGACCGATAACCCCCGGGTAGTGGTGGCAGGGACATTCACCGGTCCCAAAGGGGTGGAAGAAGCGGTGCGGGAAGGAACAGCGGCAGCTGCGGTGGTTGCTCCTCGCCTTGCTCGAGAGGAGATACCTTCAACCAAAGCCACGGGGGAGGAAACGGTTGGAGAAGGAGGGGTGGGCGTCTTTATATGCGAGCATTCCCTCCGTCATCTTAAACTCGATCCCAGGGTGATTTCGGGGAGGATCAGGTCTGTTTCCCAGGTCTCCTATGTGAGGAGTTTCCCCTTCCTTGGAGATTTCCTCTCCACTAAGGAGATAAAGAAGGTGGTGTCTACTAAGGGGTTCTCCCGGTTGATCCTTATCACCGTCCTTCCTGAAGCTGTATTCGAGAGGAGGCATTTCGCCAAGGGGGTAGGATTTTTGGAAGAGGCGATCTTTTTCGTCAACCCCTCCAAATTGAGGGACGAAGAGGAGATAGTAGCTAAAGTGGAGGAGAGCCTTCACCTTGATCCTCGAAAGGAAAGGAAGATGCCCAGTTCCTCCTCCGCATTGGTTGTCGGAGGTGGGGTGGCAGGGCTTGAGGCTGCCCTGACCCTCTCTTCATTAGGACATCCGGTGCATCTGGTTGCTGAGGCTGAAGAGTTAGGAGGTCTCTTTAAGGATAGTTACTTCACCCTTTATGAAGAAGATGTACAGGCTGCTGTCTCAAAGCTAATATCCGCTGTTGAGGAGGACCCAAATATAAAGATCTATCTGAGATCAGAGGTGGCGGATGTATCAAAAAGGGAGGGGGATTTCCTCGTCAAACTCTCTCAAAGTGACGAACCCCTTACCGTAGGCGTCATCCTCGTAGCTACCGAGGGGAAGGTCTGTACCCCAACCGTCTGTGGTTATGGAAAAGACCCTCGGGTGATCACCCAATGGGAGCTTGAGGAAAAGCTTGCTAAGGGGACCTTTTCCGCTCGCCGGGTGGCGATGATCCAGTGCATCCGCGGTAGCGAGGATTATACTCTTTCCTACTGTAGCAGGCTTTGTTGCCCCTCGGCAGTAAAGAATGCGCTTAAGATTAAGGAGCTCTCTCCAGATACCGATGTATCGATAGTCCATTCTGGTCTTCGCCTCTTTGGCTTTGCCGAGGATTATCTCGAGAAGGCGAAGGAAAAGGGGGTGCGTTTCTTCCGGGTTTCGAAATTCCCTACCTTTGACTCCGCCGAGGTGCTTAAGCTCAGGTTTAAGACGATCGCTGGTGAGGAGTTGAATCTCTCCCCGGATGTGATAGTTCTTGCCACCGGAGTCCTTCCCAGCCCAAGGAATGTGGAGCTTGCCCACATCCTCGGACTAACGACCACCAAGGAGGGTTTCATCAAACCTGAAGCGCCACTTTTCCCCTCTCTTTCCGCTTCCTCCGGTGTTTTCTTTGCTGGTTTTGCCGAGGCTCCGATGGAGGTGCGAGATGCGGTGGTCTCAGGACGGGCAGCGGGGATGAAGGCTGGGTTATTCCTTAGGGGAAAAGATAAACCCTAA
- a CDS encoding NADP-dependent malic enzyme: MKIKPVKYTVEEALAYHANNFSGGGKIEVISKVPARNAYDLTLAYTPGVAEPCKVIEKDPEKVHDYTARDNLVAVLTDGTAILGLGNIGPQAGMPVMEGKAVLFKMLAGVDAFPLCIGTTDTEEIIKFAKWIEPTFGGINLEDISAPRCFDILSRLRKELDVPVFHDDQQGTAVVVLAGLINALKIVGKKLEDIKVAVSGAGASGIYVTKLIMGAGVRDAVLVDTKGIIYEGRKENMNPYKEEIARTTNREKKKGGIAEALEGADVFLGLSVAGLVTKDMVKRMEKDPIVFAMANPVPEIMPEEALEAGAKVIATGRSDYPNQINNVLGFPGIFRGALDAKATDVNEEMLYAAAHALANLIPDDEVREDYIITHPVDPKVMPAEAAAVAEAAVKTGVARKKVTYQEVYEHTKKLVEVNRERYDMMEEIWKKHGILPKK; the protein is encoded by the coding sequence ATGAAAATTAAGCCTGTAAAGTATACCGTTGAAGAGGCGTTAGCTTATCATGCTAATAACTTCAGCGGTGGCGGAAAAATAGAGGTTATAAGTAAGGTTCCGGCACGGAACGCCTATGATCTCACCCTTGCTTATACCCCTGGCGTTGCTGAACCATGCAAGGTCATCGAAAAGGATCCGGAGAAGGTCCACGACTACACCGCCAGGGACAATTTGGTGGCGGTGTTGACCGATGGAACTGCTATTCTCGGTCTGGGTAATATTGGTCCCCAGGCGGGGATGCCGGTTATGGAAGGTAAGGCGGTTCTCTTCAAGATGCTCGCCGGTGTCGATGCCTTCCCCCTTTGTATCGGCACCACCGATACCGAGGAGATCATCAAGTTCGCAAAGTGGATCGAGCCCACCTTCGGTGGGATCAATCTGGAGGATATCTCTGCTCCTCGGTGTTTTGATATCCTTAGCAGGTTGAGAAAAGAGCTCGATGTCCCCGTATTCCATGATGATCAGCAGGGGACGGCGGTAGTGGTTCTCGCCGGTCTTATCAACGCCTTGAAGATCGTGGGAAAGAAACTTGAGGATATTAAAGTCGCTGTCTCCGGTGCCGGAGCTTCCGGTATTTATGTGACCAAGCTGATTATGGGCGCTGGCGTACGGGATGCGGTTCTCGTTGATACCAAGGGGATCATCTACGAGGGAAGAAAGGAGAATATGAACCCCTACAAGGAGGAGATCGCCCGTACCACCAATAGGGAGAAGAAAAAAGGCGGTATTGCTGAGGCCCTTGAGGGTGCCGATGTGTTCCTCGGCCTTTCGGTTGCCGGGCTGGTGACCAAGGATATGGTGAAGCGGATGGAGAAGGATCCGATCGTGTTCGCGATGGCTAACCCGGTACCCGAGATCATGCCTGAGGAGGCGCTCGAGGCAGGTGCCAAGGTTATCGCTACCGGCAGATCCGACTATCCCAACCAGATCAACAATGTTCTCGGCTTCCCTGGTATCTTCCGCGGCGCCCTCGACGCGAAGGCTACCGATGTGAACGAAGAGATGCTCTATGCTGCCGCCCATGCCCTTGCTAATCTGATTCCCGATGACGAAGTCCGTGAAGACTACATCATCACCCACCCGGTCGATCCCAAGGTGATGCCCGCTGAGGCAGCAGCGGTTGCCGAGGCAGCGGTGAAGACTGGTGTTGCCCGGAAGAAGGTCACCTATCAGGAGGTTTACGAGCACACCAAGAAGCTGGTCGAGGTGAACCGCGAGCGTTACGATATGATGGAGGAGATCTGGAAGAAGCACGGAATACTCCCGAAGAAATAA
- a CDS encoding HEAT repeat domain-containing protein, which translates to MKGRIFLSLFFILFLSLPLMGEKVEKERLPFDKAKKVIEKAGGEPDFRIRLSAVRAVSPLPSLFLPFLLRMTEDREEVVRAEAVRVFSYLEPGEEKVIPRLSLLAKNDGSWLVRYHALLALSKLSPGIGFPIARSFARSSEYQLKIASCYTLSPNKGKYPLAPLKKLIKHPDFRVRTASYSALLEAGDKKAETELKKLLSSKEPEVRRVVILLIGERGGEKGLNLIENMKKDKSARVREALASALKENGRWGKETAKRRAEILAFLISDKKPEVRLTAISSLSSLKRKEDIPLFNKALADPEWRIITEAIKALSLFPSPMVVKALTPFLNHPSPLVRGETAFAMGVIGAKEKIPQLRELLSDREREVRIKASVALALLGDEKGMRRLNNLLTKGNKEEQIISSSLIIKAIALTGGETK; encoded by the coding sequence ATGAAAGGAAGGATCTTCTTATCATTATTTTTTATACTTTTTCTTTCCCTGCCGCTGATGGGGGAAAAAGTAGAGAAAGAGAGGCTCCCCTTTGATAAAGCGAAGAAGGTGATAGAAAAGGCAGGGGGGGAGCCAGATTTCAGGATAAGGCTCAGCGCGGTTAGGGCGGTTTCCCCGCTTCCCTCCTTATTTCTCCCCTTCCTCCTCAGGATGACCGAGGATAGAGAAGAGGTGGTAAGGGCGGAGGCGGTGCGCGTTTTCTCCTATCTTGAACCGGGGGAGGAAAAGGTCATCCCCCGGCTTTCTTTGCTCGCGAAAAACGACGGTAGCTGGCTTGTCCGCTATCACGCGCTTCTTGCTTTATCCAAGCTTTCTCCTGGTATTGGCTTTCCCATCGCCCGATCTTTTGCCAGGAGTTCAGAATATCAGTTGAAGATCGCCTCCTGCTATACCCTTTCCCCGAACAAGGGGAAGTATCCCCTTGCCCCTCTTAAAAAACTCATAAAGCACCCCGACTTCCGGGTTCGCACTGCTTCTTATTCAGCCCTCCTTGAGGCAGGGGATAAAAAAGCGGAAACGGAGCTTAAAAAACTCCTCTCTTCGAAAGAGCCAGAGGTAAGAAGGGTGGTGATCCTATTAATCGGCGAAAGGGGTGGAGAAAAGGGACTTAATCTAATAGAGAATATGAAGAAGGATAAATCGGCTCGAGTAAGGGAAGCCCTTGCCTCAGCCCTCAAGGAAAATGGGCGTTGGGGAAAGGAGACAGCGAAACGCCGGGCGGAGATATTGGCTTTCCTCATCAGCGATAAGAAGCCTGAGGTAAGGCTTACTGCTATCTCCTCCCTCTCCTCCCTGAAGAGGAAAGAGGACATACCTCTCTTCAACAAGGCGTTAGCCGATCCTGAGTGGAGGATAATAACCGAAGCGATAAAAGCACTTTCTCTCTTTCCCTCTCCCATGGTGGTGAAAGCTCTAACCCCCTTCTTGAACCATCCCTCACCCTTGGTAAGGGGGGAAACCGCTTTTGCTATGGGGGTAATCGGCGCCAAAGAGAAGATACCCCAATTAAGGGAGCTTCTCTCCGACCGGGAGAGAGAGGTACGGATAAAGGCATCAGTAGCCCTCGCCCTTCTCGGCGATGAGAAGGGGATGAGGAGGCTAAACAACCTCCTTACTAAAGGAAACAAGGAGGAGCAGATCATCTCCTCATCCCTAATCATCAAAGCCATTGCCCTAACCGGGGGAGAAACAAAATGA
- a CDS encoding sulfatase-like hydrolase/transferase, with product MNLTKKQRKFLKKNFKKMSDEELASHLGIPRKKVRKALSELNLIRDKESSPKKEKAVVEKKEKAFPIPRKTILILAGGVALVLLLIFAILPSLPGKSGISKKELKGLIGSVDRSKLNVLLITLDTTRADRLACYGFPEIKTPNLDKLAEEGILFEDAHCDVPLTFPSHTSIMTGTYTLHHGMKDNGYYFLPDEATTLAEILKGKGYTTGAVMGAYVLDSKWGLAQGFDFYYDSFDIKKFKSFSLGDIQRRGDEVLKHGISWLDKNKGERFFLWLHFYDPHTPYDPPEPFKSEYMGRPYIGEIAYTDMLVGKAIDYLKKNDLLDKTIIVVVGDHGESLGEHKEATHGFFIYEATTHVPLIFRFPGRKYRGERISELVRTIDITPTILNALGIPIPKEIEGRSLIPLMVGKKAKGTITAYSESYFPRFHYGWSELKAIQTRRYKYIDAPKPELYDLITDPMELNNLIEEKKDIARKLKLTLETVIKRYSQKGKAKRVEQLDPETIARLRALGYVGAGAPVGSYEGKPPDPKDKIHLFRAMGIAREFLNNKEYQLAEEKLKEIIAEDPNIVDAHFTLATVYKDLGEMDKAIAEFKETLKLKPDYSIAVFNLANTYRQMGKLDEALAGFLRLSQLNPKEYTSYVQIADIYMEKGDHQSAYKYFVKALSLKEELPLAHNGLGVIYYKRGDLARAEKEFKRAIELAPKFPKVHFNLAQLYEDKGAYEEAKKEYEKEIEYYPDNYKAHYNLGRLLGKLGDREGEIAELKKSIELSPDLAVGYLFLAKAYLDKGENLKEAISLAKKGLSLNPPSSLAPLGHYILADIYNRLGRYEEARREVALARKLETGGGSNR from the coding sequence ATGAATCTGACGAAAAAACAGAGGAAATTCTTAAAGAAGAATTTCAAGAAGATGTCGGATGAGGAGCTCGCCTCCCACCTTGGCATCCCGAGGAAGAAGGTACGGAAAGCCCTTTCCGAGCTAAACCTCATCCGGGATAAAGAAAGCTCCCCGAAGAAAGAAAAAGCCGTAGTAGAAAAGAAAGAAAAAGCTTTCCCTATTCCCCGAAAAACCATCCTCATTCTCGCCGGGGGAGTAGCGCTGGTACTCCTCCTCATCTTCGCCATCCTCCCTTCTCTACCCGGAAAGTCGGGTATCTCTAAAAAGGAACTAAAGGGGCTCATTGGCTCTGTCGATCGGTCAAAGCTCAATGTCCTCCTCATCACTCTGGATACCACTCGAGCGGACCGACTGGCTTGTTACGGCTTCCCCGAAATAAAGACGCCAAACCTGGATAAACTGGCTGAGGAGGGGATATTATTTGAGGACGCCCACTGCGATGTCCCCTTAACCTTCCCTTCCCACACCTCTATAATGACCGGTACCTATACCCTCCACCATGGGATGAAGGATAACGGCTACTACTTCCTCCCAGATGAAGCGACCACCCTGGCTGAGATCCTGAAGGGGAAGGGGTACACTACCGGAGCGGTAATGGGTGCGTATGTCCTTGACTCCAAATGGGGGTTAGCTCAGGGGTTTGACTTCTACTATGATAGCTTCGATATTAAGAAGTTCAAGTCATTCAGCTTAGGGGATATTCAGCGGCGAGGGGATGAAGTTCTGAAACACGGCATCTCCTGGCTCGATAAAAATAAAGGGGAAAGGTTCTTCCTCTGGCTCCACTTCTACGACCCCCATACCCCATACGATCCTCCGGAGCCGTTCAAGAGCGAGTATATGGGAAGACCCTATATCGGAGAGATAGCCTACACCGATATGTTAGTGGGAAAGGCTATCGACTATCTCAAAAAGAACGATCTCCTCGACAAAACGATAATTGTAGTGGTAGGAGACCATGGGGAAAGCCTGGGAGAACATAAGGAGGCGACTCACGGCTTCTTCATCTACGAAGCGACCACCCATGTTCCCCTCATCTTTCGCTTCCCGGGGAGGAAATATCGAGGGGAAAGAATATCGGAGCTTGTGAGGACGATCGACATCACCCCCACCATCCTCAACGCTCTCGGTATCCCTATACCTAAAGAGATAGAGGGGAGAAGCCTTATCCCCCTAATGGTTGGAAAGAAAGCTAAAGGTACAATAACCGCCTACTCCGAAAGCTACTTTCCCAGATTCCATTACGGTTGGAGCGAATTGAAAGCGATCCAGACCCGAAGGTATAAATACATCGATGCTCCAAAGCCAGAGCTCTACGACCTTATCACCGATCCTATGGAGCTTAATAACCTCATCGAGGAGAAAAAGGATATTGCGAGAAAACTTAAGCTCACCCTGGAGACGGTGATCAAGCGTTACTCCCAAAAGGGAAAGGCAAAACGGGTGGAGCAACTTGATCCGGAAACAATCGCTCGACTTCGGGCACTTGGCTATGTCGGTGCTGGGGCACCGGTCGGCTCCTATGAAGGGAAGCCACCCGACCCCAAGGACAAGATCCACCTCTTCCGGGCAATGGGCATTGCCCGGGAATTCCTCAACAATAAAGAATACCAACTGGCAGAGGAAAAGCTTAAGGAGATAATAGCGGAGGATCCAAACATCGTCGATGCCCACTTCACCCTGGCGACGGTTTATAAGGACCTCGGGGAGATGGATAAAGCGATCGCGGAGTTCAAGGAGACATTAAAACTAAAACCCGACTATTCCATCGCCGTCTTCAACCTAGCAAACACCTATCGCCAAATGGGAAAACTGGATGAGGCGCTCGCCGGCTTCCTCCGACTCTCCCAACTCAATCCAAAGGAATATACCTCCTATGTCCAGATAGCGGATATCTATATGGAGAAGGGGGATCATCAGTCAGCCTATAAATATTTCGTAAAGGCACTTTCCCTGAAGGAGGAACTTCCTTTAGCCCACAATGGGCTTGGCGTCATTTACTACAAACGAGGGGATTTAGCACGGGCGGAGAAGGAGTTTAAAAGGGCGATCGAACTCGCCCCCAAGTTCCCCAAGGTCCACTTCAATTTGGCACAGCTCTATGAAGACAAAGGAGCCTACGAGGAGGCGAAGAAGGAATACGAGAAGGAGATAGAATATTATCCCGATAACTACAAAGCCCACTACAACTTAGGAAGATTGTTAGGGAAGCTCGGAGACAGGGAAGGAGAGATCGCAGAGCTTAAGAAATCTATTGAGCTATCCCCCGATTTGGCTGTGGGCTATCTCTTCCTCGCTAAAGCATACCTCGATAAAGGAGAAAACTTAAAGGAAGCGATATCCTTAGCCAAGAAGGGGCTCTCTCTCAACCCGCCCTCATCACTTGCTCCCTTAGGTCACTACATATTAGCGGATATCTACAATCGCTTGGGAAGATACGAAGAGGCTCGCCGTGAGGTAGCCCTCGCTCGTAAACTGGAAACGGGAGGAGGAAGCAATCGGTAA